A DNA window from Macadamia integrifolia cultivar HAES 741 chromosome 4, SCU_Mint_v3, whole genome shotgun sequence contains the following coding sequences:
- the LOC122076195 gene encoding BAG family molecular chaperone regulator 1-like, which produces MIKLRAKRFCRSNSKLNGNGGGGGRGETAGRGCGGGGVSGEIKWELRPGGLLVQKRDNGNIVGEGMITLRVSTVTQWHDISIQPTSTFGELKMILSVVTGLEAREQRVLYKGKEREDEEFLHMVGVKDMDKVLVLEDPAIKERKLLHALSSNRNQAIDHNPHLHTISV; this is translated from the exons atGATTAAGTTGAGAGCAAAGAGGTTTTGCAGGAGCAACTCCAAGCTCAATggtaatggtggtggtggtggcagaggGGAGACCGCCGGCAGAGGATGTGGGGGTGGTGGTGTTAGTGGGGAGATCAAGTGGGAGCTCCGACCAGGAGGGCTTCTTGTCCAAAAGAGAGATAATGGAAATATTGTGGGAGAAGGGATGATCACACTCAGAGTCTCCACTGTTACACAATGGCATGACATCTCCATCCAGCCCACTTCTACTTTTG GAGAATTAAAGATGATATTGTCTGTGGTGACTGGTTTGGAGGCAAGAGAACAGAGAGTTTTGtacaaagggaaagaaagagaagatgagGAGTTCTTACACATGGTTGGGGTGAAAGACATGGACAAGGTATTGGTGTTAGAGGATCCAGCCATTAAAGAGAGGAAATTATTACATGCACTGTCCAGCAATCGCAACCAGGCCATTGATCACAACCCTCACCTGCATACCATCAGTGTATAA
- the LOC122076194 gene encoding uncharacterized protein LOC122076194: MKNTYQTKLAVILKPFLLVFLSVSFVALFIVSFQSHHRNTTIVPPIKRPSSSSSSSSRPTGGLRVRPGFNSYDMYIQHQLDKTLNPKLRQVWTTRDWERKIQVFARFFTDLKQKNLLSDDSKALCIGARVGQEVAALQRIGVSDSIGMDLVPYPPLVVTGDFHNQPFGNESFDFEFSNVFDHAVYPSKFVGEIERTLKPGGICVLHVALSRRSDKYSANDLYSVEPLVELFKESELVHVRPVDGFGLDTEVVLRKRKNT; the protein is encoded by the coding sequence ATGAAGAACACCTACCAAACAAAACTAGCAGTCATCCTGAAACCCTTCCTCCTCGTCTTCCTCTCCGTCTCTTTCGTGGCCTTATTCATCGTCTCTTTCCAGTCACACCACCGGAATACCACCATCGTACCTCCGATTAAACGACCAtcgtcatcatcttcatcatcatcccGTCCTACCGGTGGGCTCCGAGTCCGGCCGGGCTTCAACTCCTACGACATGTACATACAACACCAGCTtgacaaaaccctaaatccaaagcTAAGGCAGGTGTGGACAACCAGAGACTGGGAGCGCAAGATACAGGTATTCGCTAGGTTTTTCACCGACCTGAAGCAGAAAAACCTTCTGTCCGACGATTCCAAGGCGCTCTGTATCGGAGCCCGAGTCGGCCAAGAGGTGGCTGCGCTGCAAAGAATCGGTGTATCGGACTCGATTGGGATGGATCTGGTCCCGTATCCTCCCCTAGTGGTGACTGGTGACTTCCACAACCAACCATTTGGCAACGAAAGCTTCGATTTCGAATTCTCGAACGTGTTCGACCACGCAGTCTACCCGTCCAAGTTCGTTGGGGAAATCGAGCGGACATTGAAGCCCGGAGGTATCTGCGTTTTGCACGTGGCTTTATCCAGAAGGTCCGATAAGTACTCCGCCAACGACCTCTATAGTGTGGAGCCTTTGGTGGAGTTGTTTAAGGAGTCGGAGCTCGTTCATGTCCGTCCCGTTGACGGATTCGGTCTCGacacagaagtggttctccgcAAAAGGAAGAACACGTAA